The Deltaproteobacteria bacterium genome includes a window with the following:
- a CDS encoding pyridoxamine 5'-phosphate oxidase family protein, with protein MTRPSDRQDIQHDPSRLQLFLTELFAVQNLAIVATVREQQPFTNLVAFAATNDLKHLVFATRRETRKFANLSKNPSVAMTIDNRRNITKDFSEATAVMAIGTAEEVTGPEKETLLAIYVAKHPGLKTFVSAPSCALIRIDVAKYDIVKQFQSVVELQMPSGP; from the coding sequence ATGACCCGTCCATCGGACAGGCAAGACATCCAGCATGACCCATCAAGGCTCCAGTTGTTCTTGACCGAGTTGTTTGCGGTCCAGAATCTGGCGATTGTTGCCACTGTACGGGAGCAACAGCCGTTCACCAATCTGGTGGCCTTTGCAGCCACCAACGATTTGAAGCACCTGGTTTTTGCCACACGACGAGAGACCAGGAAGTTTGCCAATCTTAGCAAAAACCCGTCTGTGGCCATGACCATCGACAATAGACGTAATATAACGAAGGACTTTTCCGAAGCCACGGCGGTCATGGCCATTGGAACGGCCGAGGAAGTGACGGGACCAGAAAAGGAAACACTGCTGGCAATTTATGTGGCAAAACATCCTGGCTTGAAAACCTTTGTCTCTGCCCCGTCTTGCGCTTTGATTCGCATAGACGTCGCCAAATACGATATAGTAAAACAATTTCAAAGTGTTGTGGAACTCCAAATGCCTTCAGGCCCATGA
- a CDS encoding SRPBCC family protein: METSKIVNAPSSVLWRILTDTTQWVNWGPSIREVECSERLIEQGSRGRVKTALGFWLPFEVTDFVSGRYWSWRVSGIPATGHRIEPLAEKMCRLAFEVPFSAVPYLGICAIALRRIASIAELY; the protein is encoded by the coding sequence ATTGAAACCAGCAAGATCGTAAACGCACCGTCGAGTGTATTGTGGCGAATTCTAACAGACACGACGCAGTGGGTGAACTGGGGCCCTTCCATTCGGGAAGTCGAGTGTTCGGAAAGACTTATTGAACAAGGATCCAGGGGACGAGTAAAAACGGCCTTGGGGTTTTGGCTGCCTTTTGAGGTGACAGATTTTGTCTCTGGTCGATATTGGTCCTGGCGTGTTTCGGGAATACCTGCCACTGGACACCGGATTGAGCCTTTGGCCGAGAAGATGTGCCGGCTGGCCTTTGAAGTGCCTTTTTCCGCAGTGCCCTATTTGGGCATATGCGCCATCGCCTTGAGGCGTATCGCATCGATTGCGGAACTGTATTGA
- the phrB gene encoding deoxyribodipyrimidine photo-lyase has protein sequence MIQPERIQRLNNKKIAKGRYVLYWMQASQRVLCNHALEYAIREANDLGQPVVVLFGITDRFPEANARHYTFMLQGLRDVHEGLKKRGIQFVVILQSPEKAATSLAKAASLVVTDRGYLAIQVAWRTHFASKAPCLVVQVESDVIVPVEKASEKEAYTAGILRPKLQKQLKRYLVSLNETPVKRDSLGFPLGGVVVENENTILSKLSIDRAVGPVASYEGGTGKAIALLKAFIEEKLKHYADLRSDPSLDLGSHMSPYLHFGHISPLTIALKIRESRGKPRQSKKSFLEELIVRRELSMNFVHYNPRYDSIKCLPDWATKTLEEHKKDRREFVYTLSEFEKGLTHDPYWNSAQQEMVLTGKMHNYMRMYWGKKILEWSKTPAEAYQIALRLNNKYELDGRDPNGFAGVAWCFGKHDRAWKERPVFGKVRYMNAAGLKRKFNIDAYVMRIMRLTKDT, from the coding sequence ATGATCCAACCAGAGAGAATTCAACGGCTTAATAACAAAAAGATTGCTAAAGGTAGATACGTGCTCTACTGGATGCAGGCCTCACAAAGGGTTTTGTGCAATCATGCCCTGGAATATGCCATCCGTGAGGCAAACGACCTAGGACAACCCGTGGTCGTCCTTTTTGGCATTACCGATCGGTTTCCCGAGGCCAACGCCCGTCATTATACCTTCATGTTACAGGGGCTGCGTGATGTCCATGAGGGCCTTAAGAAGCGAGGCATCCAGTTTGTGGTAATACTTCAATCCCCGGAAAAAGCGGCAACGTCCTTGGCAAAAGCGGCATCCCTGGTTGTCACAGATCGAGGGTATCTGGCAATTCAAGTGGCTTGGCGAACTCATTTTGCCAGCAAAGCCCCCTGCCTGGTTGTACAGGTGGAAAGCGATGTGATTGTGCCAGTAGAAAAGGCTTCAGAAAAAGAAGCATACACCGCCGGGATTCTGAGACCCAAATTGCAGAAACAACTGAAACGTTATTTGGTGTCGCTAAACGAGACACCGGTCAAGCGCGATTCGTTGGGGTTTCCACTCGGTGGGGTGGTTGTAGAAAACGAAAACACTATCCTCTCAAAACTCTCCATTGATCGTGCCGTGGGGCCGGTGGCGTCATATGAAGGTGGAACTGGGAAAGCAATCGCGTTATTGAAAGCATTCATTGAAGAGAAGCTAAAGCACTACGCAGACCTAAGAAGTGATCCCAGCCTTGATTTAGGCTCTCACATGAGTCCTTATCTTCATTTCGGACACATTTCCCCATTGACCATTGCGCTAAAGATTCGAGAATCCAGGGGAAAACCGCGACAATCCAAGAAATCCTTTTTGGAAGAACTCATCGTCCGTAGAGAACTCAGCATGAACTTTGTGCACTACAACCCACGTTATGATTCGATAAAGTGCCTGCCTGATTGGGCGACTAAGACCTTAGAAGAGCACAAGAAGGATCGCCGGGAGTTTGTTTACACCCTGAGTGAGTTTGAGAAGGGCCTCACGCACGATCCCTACTGGAATTCTGCCCAGCAAGAGATGGTGTTGACTGGCAAAATGCACAACTACATGCGTATGTACTGGGGAAAGAAGATTTTGGAATGGAGCAAAACACCTGCTGAAGCCTATCAAATCGCCCTGCGACTGAACAACAAGTACGAGTTGGACGGGAGAGACCCCAACGGCTTTGCCGGTGTCGCCTGGTGTTTTGGAAAACATGACAGGGCATGGAAGGAACGGCCGGTCTTTGGCAAGGTTCGTTATATGAATGCCGCCGGGCTCAAGCGAAAATTCAATATAGATGCCTATGTTATGCGGATAATGAGGTTAACCAAAGACACATAG